In Candidatus Hydrogenedentota bacterium, one genomic interval encodes:
- a CDS encoding type II secretion system F family protein translates to MPTYAYTARAKNGTKQQGTLTADTRQAASQMLQQKGLIADKLVEKKGRLAGGPKLNKRVKTTELLVFTRQLSTIVSAGLPLMQGLDILADQTEDPNFGAIIDAIAQDVESGETFSDALRKYPKAFPDLYVSMVRSGEASGDLDGVLLQLADYLEASEELKRRIKSAMTYPVVAFGMIILIASGLIIFVVPQFATIFEQMGGTLPAPTRILIAISNFLRSWYAIPSMILAGFAISFALKTYGKTETGKYNLDKARLRVPVFGMLARKVAISRFTRTLSTLTRSGVNILQALEITERTAGNEVFARAVREAADSVRNGDTLADPLMRSEVFPAMVTRMIGVGEKTGALEIMLAKISDFYDAEVKALVDSLTSLIEPILIGLMGVVVGGIVIALFMPILMLSQLVS, encoded by the coding sequence ATGCCGACTTATGCCTACACCGCACGTGCAAAGAATGGTACCAAGCAGCAGGGGACACTCACGGCCGATACCCGCCAGGCAGCCTCGCAGATGCTCCAGCAGAAGGGGCTTATCGCCGACAAGCTCGTTGAGAAAAAAGGACGACTGGCGGGTGGGCCCAAGCTCAACAAGCGCGTAAAAACAACCGAATTGCTGGTCTTTACCCGCCAGCTTTCCACCATCGTCAGCGCCGGTCTTCCTCTGATGCAGGGTTTGGATATTCTGGCCGATCAGACGGAAGATCCGAATTTCGGCGCCATTATCGACGCCATCGCGCAGGATGTGGAATCCGGCGAGACCTTTTCCGACGCCCTGCGCAAGTATCCCAAGGCCTTCCCCGACCTGTATGTGAGCATGGTGCGCTCCGGCGAAGCGAGCGGTGACCTGGACGGCGTGCTCCTCCAGCTTGCCGACTATCTCGAAGCCTCCGAAGAGTTGAAGCGGCGCATCAAGTCCGCTATGACCTATCCCGTGGTGGCCTTCGGCATGATTATCCTGATCGCCTCCGGCCTCATCATCTTCGTGGTGCCCCAGTTTGCCACCATCTTCGAACAGATGGGCGGCACCTTGCCGGCGCCCACCCGCATCCTCATCGCCATCAGTAATTTCCTGCGGTCGTGGTATGCCATTCCCAGCATGATCCTTGCCGGTTTCGCCATTTCCTTCGCCCTCAAAACCTATGGCAAGACGGAGACGGGCAAGTATAACCTGGACAAGGCGAGGCTCCGCGTGCCCGTGTTTGGCATGCTGGCCCGTAAGGTCGCCATCAGCCGCTTCACACGCACCCTCAGCACCCTCACTCGCAGCGGCGTGAACATTCTTCAGGCCCTGGAAATTACCGAGCGCACCGCCGGCAACGAAGTGTTCGCCCGGGCCGTTCGCGAGGCCGCCGACAGCGTGCGCAACGGCGACACCCTGGCCGATCCTCTCATGCGCAGCGAAGTGTTTCCCGCGATGGTGACGCGCATGATCGGCGTCGGTGAAAAGACCGGCGCCCTGGAAATCATGCTGGCCAAGATCTCGGACTTCTATGATGCCGAAGTAAAGGCCCTGGTGGACAGCTTGACCAGCCTCATCGAGCCTATCCTCATCGGGCTTATGGGCGTCGTGGTGGGTGGCATCGTAATCGCCCTGTTCATGCCCATCCTCATGTTGTCCCAGTTGGTTTCCTAA
- a CDS encoding redoxin domain-containing protein translates to MKIMTLLTSLILMPLCAVAEDSPPITRAENFRLLDHTGRSVELYRAAEAPAVVLYTHGVGCPIVRNSVPELNRIREEFAGAGVVFYMLNANSQDARADIVEDVKEYAIAVPVLKDPTQRIVKSLGCTRTAEVLVLDPQDKWKILYRGPVDDRFDYGTQKEVAENRYLETVLKSHLAGELLEPRTLETKGCLISFLEDKPVSYASEVAPILQAKCVNCHSEGGIGPFAMSSYKKVQGWSDMIRETIRTDRMPPWHADPEHKTFHNSLDLTVEEARTLLAWVEQGAKQEGTEDPLATYTVAHDSNWTLGTPDHIVQLPEPQKLPASGVLDYVYVNVPSGLTEDKWLKGVEVIPTAMEVVHHALIFIMYPREYRHVQPDPKGGLDGFFASYLPGGNVQPYPQGTAQFVPAGSTFVFQMHYNTIGKAVEDQTRMALYFHDGPPPEVLHIRAATETEFEIPPNAPDHVVESGYRFREDATLLGLSPHMHYRGSRFRFDATYPDEKKETLLSVPWYEFDWQPMYYLDQPIPMPKGTRIECEGAFDNSKYNPRNPDPNATVTFGEQSYEEMFIGYLSYSQPYRAEDFKPQDPNPDKWAGYGKPLTAETLTGTTWQMGRRFKMRFEADGKLIINDEHKGAWALDGEKLELKAGFRDVSARVVVDEIFIDGRPLMRIPAGAVEVAKPQ, encoded by the coding sequence ATGAAAATAATGACCCTGCTCACCAGCCTGATTCTGATGCCCCTGTGCGCCGTGGCGGAGGACTCGCCTCCCATAACGCGCGCGGAGAATTTTCGTCTTCTCGATCATACCGGTCGTTCAGTAGAATTGTACCGGGCCGCCGAGGCACCGGCGGTGGTGCTGTACACCCACGGTGTGGGCTGTCCCATCGTGCGCAACAGCGTTCCAGAATTGAACCGAATCCGGGAAGAATTCGCCGGCGCGGGCGTGGTTTTTTACATGCTCAACGCCAATTCACAGGACGCCCGCGCCGATATCGTCGAGGATGTGAAGGAATACGCCATTGCTGTCCCTGTGTTGAAGGATCCCACCCAGCGTATCGTGAAGAGTCTGGGCTGTACGCGCACCGCCGAAGTGCTGGTGCTCGATCCTCAGGACAAGTGGAAAATTCTTTACCGCGGGCCGGTGGATGACCGCTTCGACTATGGAACCCAGAAGGAGGTGGCGGAGAATCGTTATCTGGAGACCGTGCTGAAGTCCCATCTGGCCGGGGAGCTTCTCGAACCTCGAACGCTGGAGACCAAGGGGTGTCTCATCAGTTTTCTGGAGGACAAGCCCGTATCCTACGCTTCCGAAGTTGCCCCGATCCTTCAGGCCAAATGCGTGAACTGCCACTCGGAAGGCGGCATCGGCCCCTTCGCCATGAGCAGCTACAAGAAGGTTCAGGGCTGGTCCGACATGATTCGCGAGACCATCCGCACGGATCGCATGCCGCCGTGGCACGCCGATCCGGAGCACAAGACGTTTCACAACTCGCTGGATCTGACGGTGGAGGAGGCGCGGACGCTGCTGGCCTGGGTGGAGCAGGGGGCGAAGCAGGAAGGGACCGAAGATCCCCTGGCCACCTACACCGTGGCCCACGACAGCAACTGGACCCTGGGCACGCCGGATCATATCGTTCAGTTGCCCGAGCCCCAAAAGCTCCCGGCTTCCGGTGTGCTGGATTATGTCTATGTCAATGTGCCCTCCGGCCTGACCGAGGATAAATGGCTCAAGGGCGTTGAGGTGATTCCCACCGCGATGGAGGTGGTGCACCACGCCCTCATCTTCATCATGTATCCCCGGGAATACCGCCACGTACAGCCCGATCCCAAGGGGGGGCTGGATGGCTTCTTCGCGAGCTATCTGCCGGGTGGCAACGTGCAACCCTACCCCCAGGGTACGGCGCAATTTGTACCCGCCGGTTCCACCTTCGTTTTTCAGATGCACTACAACACCATTGGCAAGGCCGTGGAAGACCAGACCCGCATGGCGCTCTATTTCCACGACGGTCCGCCGCCCGAAGTACTCCATATCCGGGCGGCCACCGAGACCGAATTTGAAATTCCGCCGAACGCCCCGGACCACGTGGTGGAATCGGGGTATCGCTTCCGCGAAGACGCCACGCTGCTCGGCCTGTCGCCCCATATGCATTATCGAGGCAGCCGATTCCGCTTCGACGCCACCTACCCCGATGAGAAAAAAGAGACCCTGCTGTCCGTGCCCTGGTATGAGTTTGACTGGCAGCCCATGTATTACCTCGACCAGCCCATCCCCATGCCCAAGGGCACACGCATTGAATGCGAGGGTGCGTTTGACAATTCAAAGTACAACCCGCGCAATCCCGATCCCAACGCCACCGTGACCTTTGGCGAGCAATCCTACGAGGAAATGTTCATTGGCTACCTGAGCTATAGTCAGCCCTACCGGGCGGAGGATTTCAAACCCCAGGACCCCAATCCGGATAAGTGGGCCGGTTATGGAAAGCCTTTGACGGCGGAAACCCTCACGGGCACCACCTGGCAAATGGGACGCCGCTTCAAGATGCGCTTCGAGGCCGACGGCAAACTCATCATCAACGACGAGCACAAGGGCGCCTGGGCGCTGGATGGTGAGAAGCTCGAACTCAAGGCGGGTTTTCGCGATGTGTCCGCCCGGGTGGTCGTCGACGAGATCTTCATCGACGGTCGACCGCTAATGCGAATCCCGGCGGGCGCGGTCGAAGTCGCGAAGCCGCAGTAA
- a CDS encoding PQQ-binding-like beta-propeller repeat protein: MHRILAGIFLFASLALSSAPLVHADTQPARWPAWRGPDGTGVVLEGTPPLKWSETENIQWKTDLPGEGQSTPVIWDDKLFLQTAEPLGEAAEGEDFPVYRFSVLCLDRHTGTLLWSKAVREERPHEGHHKMTTFAPFTPVTDGERLWVSFGSRGLFCLSFDGEILWDVRPVQMEKDGKFGEGGSPVLSKDSVIVLADHEGPSRLYAFDKNTGAIRWETPRAFGSSWGTPAVATVGDHEEIITTADDWAHGYNAANGELLWSYNGLTSCAAPSPVIHGGAVYVTTGYEGDALAAITLGRKGELASTDAVRWKGDTTGSEVATPLIYENRLYVFRRMGPKLSCYNATTGAMLYEHIAVPEMKNTFASPLAVGPHIYINGREGATAIIKSADQFEVVAINKLDTTLDASPVVIGNTLYLRGNNRMYCIAAK; the protein is encoded by the coding sequence ATGCATCGCATTCTCGCTGGCATTTTTCTGTTCGCAAGTCTTGCCCTCTCATCCGCGCCGCTGGTTCACGCGGACACCCAGCCCGCGCGCTGGCCGGCCTGGCGTGGACCCGATGGGACAGGGGTGGTGCTGGAGGGCACTCCGCCGCTGAAGTGGAGCGAGACGGAGAACATCCAGTGGAAGACCGACCTCCCGGGCGAGGGCCAGTCCACGCCGGTAATCTGGGATGACAAGTTGTTTCTCCAGACCGCCGAGCCCCTGGGTGAAGCCGCGGAAGGGGAGGACTTCCCCGTCTACCGCTTCAGCGTGCTCTGTCTCGATCGTCACACCGGCACGCTCCTCTGGTCGAAGGCGGTGCGCGAGGAGCGGCCCCATGAAGGTCACCACAAGATGACTACTTTCGCCCCCTTCACGCCCGTCACCGACGGCGAACGGCTCTGGGTGAGTTTCGGCAGTCGCGGACTTTTCTGCCTGAGCTTCGACGGCGAAATTCTTTGGGACGTGCGGCCCGTGCAGATGGAGAAGGACGGAAAGTTCGGCGAGGGCGGTTCACCCGTGCTATCAAAGGATTCGGTCATCGTGCTTGCCGATCACGAAGGGCCCTCCAGGCTCTACGCTTTCGACAAGAACACCGGCGCGATCCGCTGGGAAACGCCCCGGGCATTCGGCTCTTCCTGGGGCACGCCCGCCGTGGCCACCGTGGGCGACCATGAAGAGATTATTACAACGGCGGACGACTGGGCCCACGGCTACAACGCCGCCAACGGGGAACTGCTCTGGAGCTACAACGGCCTCACCTCGTGCGCCGCGCCCTCGCCCGTCATTCACGGCGGCGCGGTCTACGTCACCACGGGCTATGAAGGGGACGCCCTCGCCGCAATCACTCTTGGGCGCAAAGGCGAACTCGCCAGCACCGACGCCGTCCGCTGGAAAGGGGATACCACCGGCTCGGAAGTCGCCACACCCCTGATCTACGAGAACCGCCTTTACGTCTTCCGCCGCATGGGCCCGAAGCTCTCCTGCTACAACGCCACCACGGGCGCCATGCTCTACGAGCACATCGCCGTGCCGGAAATGAAGAACACCTTCGCCTCGCCCCTAGCCGTTGGCCCCCACATCTACATCAACGGTCGCGAAGGCGCCACCGCCATCATCAAGTCCGCCGACCAGTTCGAAGTCGTCGCCATCAACAAACTGGACACGACCCTGGACGCCTCGCCCGTGGTCATCGGCAACACGCTCTACTTGCGCGGCAACAATCGCATGTATTGCATCGCGGCGAAGTAG
- a CDS encoding PadR family transcriptional regulator gives MSVVRLLILGVVRKQGTTYGYKVQRELERWEVETWTRIRPGSIYHALNQLAKEGMLRSIGAEHSPDGPGRIAYELLPAGEAAFLELVRKALLSFDLETLGAGIAFMHVLPREEALTQLRTLHAALAKNERHLKGLAPNFSDRDTPPHTADLLELWSGALGATKAWAKKLIARLEAGDYTMADE, from the coding sequence ATGTCCGTAGTCCGATTACTGATTCTTGGTGTGGTTCGAAAGCAGGGGACCACCTATGGCTATAAGGTCCAGCGCGAACTGGAACGCTGGGAAGTGGAAACCTGGACCCGCATCAGACCGGGCTCCATCTACCACGCGCTTAACCAGCTTGCCAAAGAGGGCATGCTCCGGTCCATCGGCGCGGAGCACAGTCCCGACGGTCCGGGGCGCATCGCTTATGAACTGTTGCCTGCCGGGGAGGCGGCCTTTCTCGAACTCGTCCGGAAGGCGCTCCTGAGCTTCGATCTGGAGACGCTGGGCGCGGGAATCGCCTTCATGCATGTCCTGCCCCGTGAAGAAGCCCTCACACAATTGCGAACCCTGCACGCGGCCCTCGCGAAAAACGAGCGCCACCTGAAGGGGCTGGCGCCCAATTTTTCCGATCGCGATACGCCGCCCCATACCGCCGATCTCCTGGAGCTCTGGAGCGGCGCACTGGGGGCAACGAAAGCCTGGGCCAAAAAGCTCATCGCGCGGCTGGAGGCCGGAGACTACACCATGGCGGACGAGTGA